Genomic DNA from Corylus avellana chromosome ca4, CavTom2PMs-1.0:
TATAAACAAATAGTTCTAAACAGCCTACATGTTATCACTTGCAAGCAAAACAGAAAATTCAATGTGCTTGTGCATGTTCCGAGGATGTATAATGTTTCCATGCCTCTTTCGAAGGAATTCTTTGGAGTTCAAAAAGCATCAAATCTAATTCTTCAGTAAAACACAATTTCCAGTAGCATATTTTATATCCATAGCCagctccaaagacaaaaaaagaaaaagaaaagtgcaCTTAAACATCTGCATATACCTGATAAAAACAGAAATTAACCAAATGAAAAAGTCGTTACCAATAGATTGCACTTCTTAGAGGCCTTGTGCTCAGAGTCTTTTCTTTCCCAGCTGTTACGAAATGCCTGCCCAATACGAGTTCTAGTTGCTTGTTTCTCGAATTGTTTCTTGTCATGTGCAAAGAAAATGCTTAAAGAACTGCTTGGGGATGATGAACTCCTTTTATGAGTCGACGGGAAGGGGCAGAACAGCTGCTCATTGGAATCCGAAAATTATAGCATCTCATATTTTCTCCCGAGTGTTCAACAATGTTTCTGGTTTAGAATAGTAAATGTCTCTCATTCAAAAGTATGACAAGTATTGTATTAGCATTACCTAATAAAATCCAATCGTTCCTCTATAGAAGAATCCGGTTTTGGTTTTTCAAGGTTATTTGGGATGCAAGCTTCATACTTCTGGTTAACTGCAATATTTCCAACCAGAGTTTCCAAATTATCGACTTGTTCATCAGTCCATTCATCTAGCTTCACTGATAGAACCTGGTACATTTTTGGATTGAATTAGAACATCCAATTCCAAACTTCATCAGAGGGAGAGAGGCGAGAGAGAGTATAGCTACCTTGGTTGAAATCTGCAATTGAAATCCTACCAAAACCCTACATATCTCTGATTAAAATTTGATACACTACATGTCAAGCTACCAGAGTTGTTACCCGGTAAAATGACTTTACTTACCCTCCTAACCTGCTAGGGATCCTCCCACACATGAGGATCCAATGcggaaacaaagaaaatttgaatCTGCTCAAATTTGTCAGTTCCTCAAAGTGTTCTTGTgatatttctttcttcaatGGGCAGTTATATTTAAGCTTCTTTGTTATAAATGAGCTCTGGAATTTTTTTACTTCCCTTGGCACACACttagagagacagagagagagaattcaAGGTAGCAAAGTGTGTCACCAAAGACAGTCCTTTGGGAAAAGTATTGACAAGGCAGGAAATCTTGAAGAATCAGGATCAGCCTTTAGATAATAAGATAGGTTTCTCTACCAGCAACTATTTCCAGCTAAAGTTAATAGCAGGATGCAGGCCCCAATGCTGCTTCTAGTTGGCCCAGCACAAATTTGGCATTATTATATAATGTGTTAAGACGAGCTGAGAATAATTATCTGAAACCCTTCTGAGTCATACCATAAAGACAACATCAAGTAGTTGTTATAAGCCTTGTGGATTATGGATGGTGATTCTGGCTTGATAACATCTATATCACCGATGTCTCTCTTTCAAGTTCTATAAAGAAGTAAAAGACCTACTCAATCAAATTTTGAAGGCCTCAAAGTGGAAAGATAGTGCCAATACAAGGTTATATAATCTGTACTCatgaaattttgttttacaaGACTGTGTCAAGGAGCATAATTGGAAACTATACCTTTGAAATCTGCATGCCAAGGCTTCTATGTACAACAGAACACTTGATACAAATAAATACTCCCAGATTTGAGGATCTGACAATGACCAGATGAACAATTATGAATTAAGTAAATATGAGCTATTCATTTGTCCATAATAAACTTGACTAAACAATATGAGCAGTTTTCCTTCTGTGTAGATTAGTGAGAAATCAATAGATATGTATGCTGAACGATTGCATCGCTCAAAATAATACCATGAAATAATgccttaattttaaaaaataatgacaacAAAAGacttcagagagagagagagaaagcagtCTTTTCAGGAAGAGGAGCATAAAAGATTCATTGGCAATgacattattaatcctattTACTCAAGATATGATAACTTACACCCATTTTGGATCTGGAGTTCCACAATCTGCACAGAACCTATTACCAGATTGATGTAACAGACTCTCCAGTCTTAGTTGCGGACctagttaataaaaaatacaagttgCGAAAGTCAGACATTGCTGCTTAAACTTTATCAAACGATTTGTTTAGAAGACACCGAAGGAGATATCATTTCCTATACACAGAGTTGCAGATCAAACGTCAAAGCATTTAAGTACTTTATGAAGAGTACATGCAAGAAAGCAAGCTCTCAAAATTTTTGCCCAGAAAGTTGTGTAAGAATAAAAATCATTCAGTGAAAGGAATAATTCAGATTTTGGAGATATCATGACGTGAATAATCATCTAGTTTGGTAAATATCATATCAGTGTATGAGCTAGACTCATGATCAAAATAATTCCATGATTTTGATAGCCCATATCTATGAATGGGACATGAATTTCACTGGTGAATACCAATAAAGTGTACTTTGACCTATGAACCAAGAATTTCATAAACATCCGGTGAAAGAATAAATACCTGACCTCCCATTTGAAAAGCTAAGATTTGGAGGAACAGGAGCTTTAATATGTTTGTAGTGGCAATAAACTTACCTCTAGAGCACTAATCTTTGCTAGGAACTGACCATATAATATGTTCATAATTTGTTGGATAGGCCTTTGTGTTTCTCATTCATTTCAATTACCAATTGGCATTCATAATTTGATAGACTTTAAGAATGACACAAACTACCACCACATGGGTCAAGGACTAGGAAAAAGGTTGATAAGCTATTGCAAATTTtcttaaacaagaaattaaaacataaagTCTCAACTTACTGGAAGATGAACATCGATCTGTTTTGCTACTCCAACTTGGTGTG
This window encodes:
- the LOC132177222 gene encoding probable ADP-ribosylation factor GTPase-activating protein AGD11, whose protein sequence is MGVGDKCPVAVEQQLVDGEPFRSGAKSLNARSASSLYDLLCLDTPSWSSKTDRCSSSSPQLRLESLLHQSGNRFCADCGTPDPKWVSSNLGVFICIKCSVVHRSLGMQISKVLSVKLDEWTDEQVDNLETLVGNIAVNQKYEACIPNNLEKPKPDSSIEERLDFISCSAPSRRLIKGVHHPQAVL